CACGAAAACGCTCGGCCTCGGTTGCGGTCTGTACCGCGATCAGACTCATTTCCTCGAGCATCGGCCGGGTCAGGCCGGCGAAGCGCGCATAGCCTCGGGCCGAGCGTTCGGACAGCCGCGCATTGGCCAACGCCACCGGAATGCCGCGCCTGGCGCACTGATGGATATGGTTAGGCCACAGTTCGGTTTCCATGATGATGCCCAGGCGCGGGCGCACATGGTCGAGAAAACGCCCCGCCGCCCATGGCAGGTCGTACGGCAGGTAGCAGTGCTGCACCCGTGGCTCGCCATCGAACATCGCACGGATGCGCTCGGAGCCGGTCGGGGTCATGCAGGTCAGCGTAATCGGCAGGTCCGGATACTGCTTGAGCAGCGCCCGGACCAATGGCGCGGCGGCGATGCTCTCGCCCACCGAGACCGCATGCACCCAGATGCCGCCCTGGCGCATGGGCGGCAAGCCACAAGCGAAGCGCTCGGCGATCCGCGCACGGTAGGCTGGCGCCTTGCGCCCGCGCAGGAACAGGCGCAGCGCGACCAGCGGCAGGCCCAGATGGAAAAGCAGGGTATAGAGGGTTCTGTTCATGGCGGCGGAGTTTACTAGGAACTGGATGAAAAGGCCTGTCAGCCAATCGCTCGCAGGTGCATTGCGAAGCGCTCGGCCAGCCACTGCGCCGCAGGGCCTAAGGGCTCGTCGCGGCGCCAGGCCAGTTCCGCCACCAGTGCCGGCGGGCGCCACTCGCTGTCCAGCTCGACCATCTGCGTCTGGTAGGTGGGGTACTGCACTACATGCCGCGGCAGCCAGGCCCAGCCCAGGCCGCGCATCAACAACTCGGCCATGGCGTAGAAACTGTCGGCGCGCCAGACCTGCGGGCTGATCGCCTCACCGCCCGGGTAGCCGCTCTGCTGCGGAGTGATCAACAACTGGCGGTGGCGGGCCAGTTGCTGGCGGCTGACCTTGGCCAGGTGTGCCAGCGGATGATCGATGGCACACACCGTGACCATCTCGACACTGCCCAGGGCGCGCCGCTCCAACGAGGCCGGGATGCTTTCGTGGTGGAAGAACAAGCCCAGGTCGGCGCGCCGCTCCACCAGCTTGCGCGCCACATCGCCTTGGGCACCGCTGGCCAGTTGCACTTCCAGGTAAGGGTAGCGCGCCGCCAACTCGTCGAGGCTGTCGATCACCGGCTGGTAGGGCATGGCTTCGTCCTGGGCCACTCGCAGCAGCGCCTCCTGGCCACGCATCAATGCGAGTGCCCGACCGTCCAGACGCTCGCACTGGCGCAACAGCTCGCGGGCGTCCTCCAGCAGCGCGGCGCCGCTTTCGGTCAGGCGCGGCTGGCGCCCGCTGCTGCGCTCGAACAGCATCACGCCCAGGTCCGCCTCGAGCAGAGCGATGGCGTTGCTCACCGCCGACTGCGCCTTGTGCTGCTCACGCGCCACGGCGGAAAACGAACGCAGCTCCGCTGCCCGCACGAACAGGCGTAGTTGTTCCAGGTTCCAGTGCTCGGTCATCATCAACCTATCTCCATAGCAGATAGGTAATGACTTTACCGCATTCGGAGATCCTCTAGAATGCCCATCCAGTACCGGAGGACCCGCACCATGAACGCCTATACCTATCTCGCCATCGCCATCTGCGCCGAAGTCATCGCCACTGCTTCCATGAAAGCGGTCAAAGGCCTGAGTACGCCTCTGCCGCTGCTGCTGATGGTGTGCGGCTATGGCGTGGCGTTCTGGATGCTCACCCTGGTGGTACGCAGCATTCCGGTGGGGATCGCCTATGCGATCTGGTCGGGGCTGGGGATCGTCCTGATCAGCGTCGCGGCGCTGGTGATCTATGGGCAGAAGCTGGATGTGCCGGCGATGGTGGGTATGGCCATGATCGTCGGCGGGGTGGTAGTGATCCAGGTGTTTTCCAATACCGCAGGGCACTGAGCCTGAGCCCATGGGGCCGCTGCGCGGCCCTGTCGCCGGCAAGCCGGCTCCCACAGGGGTCAGCACGACGCCACAGCCTGTATACTGCGCACCTGTCCCAGTTTTCGAGGTGCCCGCATGCCATCTGCCATTACCACTGACGTGCTGATCGTCGGCGCCGGGGTCGCAGGCCTCTGGCTCAATGCCCGGCTGCGCCGCCTGGGCTACTCGACGGTACTGGTGGAACGCGCCAGCCTCGGTGGCGAGCAGACCATCAAGTCGCAAGGCATCATCCACGGAGGCACCAAGTACGCCCTGCACGGGGCGCTGACCGGCGCCTCCGAAGCCATCGCCGACATGCCGCGGCGCTGGCGCGAAGCGCTGGCCGGCAACGGCGAGCTGGACCTGAGCGGCACCCGCCTGCTGTCCGAGGCCCATTACCTCTGGTCCCCCGGCACCCTGGCCGGCAACCTCACCAGCTTCTTCGCCAGCAAGGCCGTGCGCGGTCGAGTCGACCAGGTCAAGGGCGAGCAACTGCCGCCGGCCCTGCAGGACCGCGCCTTCAAGGGCAAGGTCTACCGCCTGGCCGAACTGGTCATCGACGTACCCAGCCTGCTGGCCAACCTCGCGCAGCTCGCGGGTGACAGCCTGCTGGCCGGCGAGCGTATCGAACCGCTGCGCGACGGCGAAGATCTGGCAGGCCTGGTGGTCGATGGCCGCGAGATCCGCGCCCAGCGCATCGTCCTCAGCGCCGGTGGCGGCACCGCAGACCTGCTGCACGCCCTGGGGCTGAACCAGCCGGCCATGCAGCGTCGCCCGCTGCACATGGTCCTGGCCAAGGGGCCCAACCTCAAGCCCCTGTATGCCCACTGCCTGGGCGGTGGCCCCAAGCCGCGCATCACCGTGACCACCCACCCCGCCGCCGACGGCCAATGGGTGTGGTACCTGGGTGGCGATATCGCCGAAGCCGACGGCGTTGCCCGTGAGCCCGCTGCGCAGATCGCCGCGGCGCAGAAGGAGGTCGCCAGCCTGTTGCCTTGGGTCGATCAGAGCCTGGTGCGCTGGGCCACCCTGCGCGTCGATCGCGCCGAGCCCGCGCAATCGGGCCTGGTGCGCCCGGACAACGCTTTCCTTGCCGACCAGCAGCGCCTGCTGGTCGGTTGGCCGACCAAGCTGGCCCTGGCGCCGGACTTCGCCGATCGCGTGCTGGCCAGCTTCGAACGTGACGGTATCCGCCCGGCGAGCCAGCCGAACCTCACCGACCTCCCCCGCCCACCGCTGGCGCTGCCTGCCTGGGAGCAACTGCTGCCATGAGCCTGCCAACCCTGCACGATCACCACCGCCCCTTGGGCAGCACCGGCCTGCGGGTATCGCCACTGGGCCTGGGCACGGTCAAGCTGGGCCGCGACCAAGGCGTCAAATACCCCAACGGCTTCACCATCCCCGATGACGAGGCCGCGCGCCTGTTGCTCGCGCAAGCCCGCGAGCTGGGCATCAACCTGATCGACACCGCCCCGGCCTATGGCCGCAGCGAGGAGCGCCTCGGCCCGTTGCTGCGCGGCCAACGCGAGCAATGGGTAATCGTCAGCAAGGTCGGGGAAGAGTTCGAGGATGGCCAGTCGCATTTCGATTTCAGCGCCGCCCATACCCGTCGCTCGGTCGAACGCAGCCTCAAGCGCCTGGAGACCGACCGCATCGAGCTAGTGCTGGTGCACTCCGATGGCAACGACCTGGCGATCCTCGAGCAGGAGGGGGTGTATGAAACCCTGGCCGCGCTCAAGCGCGAGGGCAAGATCCTCGGCTACGGTTTCTCCGGCAAGACCGCCGCAGGTGGCCTGAAGGCCCTGGAACGGGGTGATTGCGCCATGGTCACCTACAACCTCAACGAGCAGGCGGAGCGGCCCGTGCTCGACTACGCTGCCGAACACGGCAAGGCCATCCTGGTGAAGAAAGCCCTGGCCAGCGGCCATATCTGCCTGGCTCCGGGTATCGATCCGGTGCAGGCCAGCTTCGAGTTGCTGTTTGCCCACCCCGGCGTATGCAGTGCCATCGTCGGCACCATCAACCCAGTGCATCTGGCCCACAACGTGGCCACCGTCGCCCGCATCCTGGGTCGGCCCTGAGCCGCCCGGGCGGGGGCCCAACGCAAGGAGGAGCCTCGTGCCGCGTACGCTGATCCGCAAGAATCCGAGCAATTTCAAGACCCTGCCGCTGCATGTCGAGGCCACTCCCGATGGCCTGACCTACCAGAGCATTGGTATGCCGCTGAACTTTGCCCAGACCCTGCAGCGGCGCAAGGCCATTCAGGTCGCCGACCCCGAGCATTTCGTGGCCGAACTGGCCAACCTCGGCGTATCGGTGCGCCTGACCCTGCACTGGCAGGGCCGCGACTACTGGGTGCTGGTGCGCCAGCGCCGACAGGACCGTGGCGATGTGGTGCTCAAGCTGATTTCCGGCTATGTACCGGCCCATGAGCTGAACCTGCCGCTGCACACGGCGATCCAGGAAGTGGCCGAGGAGTGCCTGCTGGAAACTCCTGAAGGCTGGCTTGGCGGACGTTTCAACGACACCTGGCTACCGGCGCCCTATGCCGACGCCCTGCACTACCGAGAAGCGCTGCCGTTCGTGCTTACGCCCGAGTCCGGTGCCGCCCGCCCG
This sequence is a window from Pseudomonas maumuensis. Protein-coding genes within it:
- a CDS encoding LysR family transcriptional regulator; protein product: MTEHWNLEQLRLFVRAAELRSFSAVAREQHKAQSAVSNAIALLEADLGVMLFERSSGRQPRLTESGAALLEDARELLRQCERLDGRALALMRGQEALLRVAQDEAMPYQPVIDSLDELAARYPYLEVQLASGAQGDVARKLVERRADLGLFFHHESIPASLERRALGSVEMVTVCAIDHPLAHLAKVSRQQLARHRQLLITPQQSGYPGGEAISPQVWRADSFYAMAELLMRGLGWAWLPRHVVQYPTYQTQMVELDSEWRPPALVAELAWRRDEPLGPAAQWLAERFAMHLRAIG
- a CDS encoding DMT family transporter, whose protein sequence is MNAYTYLAIAICAEVIATASMKAVKGLSTPLPLLLMVCGYGVAFWMLTLVVRSIPVGIAYAIWSGLGIVLISVAALVIYGQKLDVPAMVGMAMIVGGVVVIQVFSNTAGH
- a CDS encoding NAD(P)/FAD-dependent oxidoreductase; this encodes MPSAITTDVLIVGAGVAGLWLNARLRRLGYSTVLVERASLGGEQTIKSQGIIHGGTKYALHGALTGASEAIADMPRRWREALAGNGELDLSGTRLLSEAHYLWSPGTLAGNLTSFFASKAVRGRVDQVKGEQLPPALQDRAFKGKVYRLAELVIDVPSLLANLAQLAGDSLLAGERIEPLRDGEDLAGLVVDGREIRAQRIVLSAGGGTADLLHALGLNQPAMQRRPLHMVLAKGPNLKPLYAHCLGGGPKPRITVTTHPAADGQWVWYLGGDIAEADGVAREPAAQIAAAQKEVASLLPWVDQSLVRWATLRVDRAEPAQSGLVRPDNAFLADQQRLLVGWPTKLALAPDFADRVLASFERDGIRPASQPNLTDLPRPPLALPAWEQLLP
- a CDS encoding aldo/keto reductase; this translates as MSLPTLHDHHRPLGSTGLRVSPLGLGTVKLGRDQGVKYPNGFTIPDDEAARLLLAQARELGINLIDTAPAYGRSEERLGPLLRGQREQWVIVSKVGEEFEDGQSHFDFSAAHTRRSVERSLKRLETDRIELVLVHSDGNDLAILEQEGVYETLAALKREGKILGYGFSGKTAAGGLKALERGDCAMVTYNLNEQAERPVLDYAAEHGKAILVKKALASGHICLAPGIDPVQASFELLFAHPGVCSAIVGTINPVHLAHNVATVARILGRP
- a CDS encoding metal ABC transporter ATPase, with protein sequence MPRTLIRKNPSNFKTLPLHVEATPDGLTYQSIGMPLNFAQTLQRRKAIQVADPEHFVAELANLGVSVRLTLHWQGRDYWVLVRQRRQDRGDVVLKLISGYVPAHELNLPLHTAIQEVAEECLLETPEGWLGGRFNDTWLPAPYADALHYREALPFVLTPESGAARPVHCARLILLERPRAYVHLPTASLQLIYDLRLQVPKEAKSLSLFHVDERLEGDQLVARLDRKRPDLYLMPLKDGQPVAELFTLRKDQLLPASTRGLWLAESFAQQEGWVVREERIRWKDWLKRQGLVEHKREPASHLERFSDKARALLERARDTLHK